A portion of the Hoylesella buccalis ATCC 35310 genome contains these proteins:
- a CDS encoding DUF1896 family protein, which yields MTVIHFSYYELSLLSFLRESHPELADDIPFVKERAEAASQAYTEAFDNGFSVAECIGIANKTLYAGLHFSRHDTLTSVLWNEFSADVPLEAVRETAIRLRPFAEEIFSKYPISDDFAYTPEYNALYTELTGFIQLKLEEDGKL from the coding sequence ATGACAGTCATTCATTTTTCATACTACGAACTTTCCCTGCTCTCATTTCTCAGGGAGAGCCACCCCGAGCTGGCGGACGACATTCCTTTCGTGAAGGAGCGTGCCGAAGCCGCCTCGCAAGCCTATACCGAAGCCTTTGACAACGGCTTTTCCGTAGCCGAATGTATCGGCATCGCCAACAAAACCCTTTATGCGGGACTGCATTTCTCCCGACACGACACGCTCACGTCCGTTCTGTGGAACGAGTTCTCAGCAGATGTGCCGCTCGAAGCGGTACGGGAGACAGCAATACGATTACGTCCGTTTGCGGAGGAGATCTTCTCCAAATATCCTATTTCGGACGACTTCGCCTATACCCCCGAATACAATGCCCTATACACGGAACTGACGGGCTTTATCCAATTAAAACTCGAAGAAGATGGCAAGCTATAA
- a CDS encoding helicase-related protein gives MASYNKKEHLRANIDAIQTVFTLHREHRTATEEEMKVLRAYTGFGALKCILSPANSMEDIARWNKSEVELFPLVMELHRVIRDNTASETQYKSYMQSLKNSVMTAFYTPEPIVQEIVASLQEAGITPGKILDPSAGMGEFIRSFNTITAEGHTTFGFEKDILTGQLLSALHPDDKIRIRGFEEIESKFNGYFDVVSSNIPFGDIAVFDPVFSKTDEPARKVARMSLHNYFFVKGVDMLREGGVLAFITSQGVMNAPSNEPVREWLMSHTRLVSAVRLPNNLFSENAGTEVGSDLIVLQKNSNKACLTEEEQRFIKSEKRPSGVMFNTYLRSMSQIVHTEWKQDTDPYGKPAILFHHSGGAEGIANDMGKILRADLEKRLDLSLYQQHIPTQQQSEVILPAHSEEKQTVQKPLSSDGAHTEEKPATTEPIQTNVSPQTELFDLFGNVIQEKKPKRKAAAKPKPVSSPSLFPETSQSSETANGLKDTGELWWQQDKEKGMLARPYEGLWHEHLKEGSLLASDFQVGTLVRDMEDNRLFQPIDFSSQERQKMLGYIDLRDAYHALYDYEAEHKAENVSLRQHLNDLYDRFVRLYGHLNDRKNHEMILMDAGGREILFLERKVDGKTVKADIFTQPVSFSLHDVTQVETATEALSASLNKFGSVDLEYMASLLSDGTEEDILNELNGKVYYNPLEGGYETSEKFISGNVVAKADDIGHYLLEHPEDTRAAASMQALRDAVPVPIPFADLDFNFGERWIPVQIYSDYASFLFDTEVAIHYNSSADEYSVDARLHNANIWDKFCVRGQHRRYDGVTLMKHALLNTSPDITKKIMVGDKEVKVRDTEAIQMANSKIDEIRNGFTDWLAEQPDDFKKQLEKLYNDKFNCFVRPQYDGSHQTFPDLNLKGLGIESLYGSQKDAVWMLKLNGGGICDHQVGAGKTLIMCVAAYEMKRLGLANKPMILALKANVQEIAQTFHTAYPNAKLLYPGKNDFTPDKRQRIFHDIKNNNWDCIVLTHDQFGMIPQSDEIQQSILQDELDSVEENLEVLRQQGHTISRSMEKGLVKRQMNLEAKLSDIKFRIDNRKDDAVDFKTMGIDHLFVDESHTFKNLMFNTRHDRVAGLGNSEGSQRALNMLFAIRTIQERTGRDLGATFLSGTTISNSLTELYLLFKYLRPQALEQQNIKTFDAWAAIFAKKSIDYEFSVTNEIVQKERFRYFIKVPELAAFYAQITDYRTAKDIGIDRPEKNEIMHNIPPTPEQEEFIAKLVEFAKTGNAELLGRAPLTEREEKAKMLIATDMARKMSLDLRLIDPEKYSDHVDNKASHCAAKIAEYYRKYDAQKGTQFVFSDLGTYKPGEWNPYSEIKRKLVEDHGIPAQEIRFIQEAKSDKARKTLIAGMNEGTIRVLFGSTSMLGTGVNAQKRAVAIHHLDCPWRPSDLEQRDGRAVRKGNEVAKFHADNKVDVIIYAVEKSLDSYKFNLLYNKQLFIEQLKNNRLGSRTIDEGSMDEKSGMNFSEYVAILSGNTDLLEKAKLEKKIAGLESERRSFMRSRQTSRSRLDEVLRVVDGNKELIARFKSDRDLFESRVQKDKDGNKLNPIQLKGVEGSDPKRIAAKLAEVKEHARTKGEYFDIGTLYGFKIVVKTESSSQSLFDLSQNRFFIMGESGMKYSYNNGNIATDPVLASMNFLNALEKIPSLIQKYEADTVKIAKDIPVLQEVVNGSWKKEEQLKDLKTELAALDRQIQLSLKPIEQGDAQQEEENIEEQKEMEGNISGQSRPIEPTANASSVCTLSAQTDRLPEDARQSIRDTQPLTDGVPSLANKVFVVRPKI, from the coding sequence ATGGCAAGCTATAACAAGAAAGAGCATCTTCGGGCGAATATAGATGCCATCCAAACGGTTTTTACCCTCCATCGGGAGCATCGCACGGCTACGGAGGAGGAAATGAAGGTGTTGCGGGCTTATACGGGTTTCGGTGCCTTAAAGTGTATTCTTTCACCGGCAAACTCGATGGAGGACATCGCACGCTGGAACAAGTCGGAAGTGGAACTCTTCCCCTTGGTTATGGAACTGCATCGGGTTATTCGGGACAACACCGCTTCGGAGACTCAGTACAAAAGCTATATGCAGAGTCTGAAAAACTCGGTGATGACCGCTTTCTATACACCTGAACCCATAGTACAGGAGATTGTCGCGTCCTTGCAAGAGGCAGGCATTACCCCCGGCAAGATACTCGACCCGTCGGCAGGAATGGGCGAGTTTATCCGCTCGTTCAATACTATCACAGCCGAAGGACACACCACATTCGGCTTTGAGAAAGACATCCTGACGGGACAACTGCTTTCCGCCCTGCATCCCGACGACAAGATACGCATCCGTGGATTTGAGGAAATCGAATCCAAGTTCAACGGTTATTTTGACGTGGTGAGCAGCAACATTCCTTTTGGGGACATCGCCGTCTTCGACCCGGTCTTCAGCAAGACGGACGAGCCGGCACGCAAGGTGGCACGCATGTCCCTGCACAATTACTTTTTCGTCAAGGGTGTGGATATGCTTCGTGAAGGCGGCGTGCTGGCATTCATCACCTCCCAAGGCGTTATGAACGCTCCCTCGAACGAACCTGTTCGGGAATGGCTGATGAGCCATACCCGCCTTGTGTCGGCAGTCCGTCTGCCGAACAATCTCTTTTCGGAGAATGCCGGAACGGAAGTGGGCAGCGACCTGATTGTCCTGCAAAAGAATAGTAACAAGGCATGCCTTACCGAGGAGGAGCAGCGTTTCATCAAAAGCGAGAAGCGTCCCAGCGGTGTGATGTTCAACACCTACCTGCGGAGCATGTCACAAATCGTGCATACCGAGTGGAAGCAGGACACCGATCCATACGGGAAACCCGCCATCCTGTTCCACCACAGCGGAGGGGCGGAAGGCATTGCCAATGATATGGGTAAAATCCTGCGGGCAGATCTGGAAAAGCGGTTAGACCTGTCATTATACCAACAACATATCCCCACACAGCAACAGAGCGAAGTTATTCTCCCTGCTCATTCTGAGGAAAAACAGACCGTGCAAAAGCCTCTGTCTTCTGATGGTGCACACACAGAAGAAAAGCCCGCGACTACGGAACCCATTCAAACGAATGTATCGCCACAGACGGAACTGTTCGACCTCTTCGGAAATGTCATTCAAGAAAAGAAGCCCAAGCGTAAAGCAGCCGCAAAACCGAAGCCGGTTTCTTCCCCCTCTCTGTTTCCCGAGACTTCACAAAGCAGCGAGACGGCAAATGGATTAAAAGATACGGGCGAGCTGTGGTGGCAGCAGGATAAGGAGAAAGGGATGCTGGCACGTCCCTATGAGGGCTTATGGCACGAACACCTCAAAGAGGGTTCTTTGCTCGCCTCGGACTTTCAGGTAGGTACGCTTGTCCGTGATATGGAGGACAACCGCCTGTTTCAGCCCATAGACTTCTCTTCCCAAGAACGGCAGAAGATGCTGGGCTACATAGACCTGAGAGACGCCTATCACGCTCTCTATGATTATGAAGCGGAGCACAAGGCGGAGAATGTTTCTCTTCGGCAGCATCTCAATGACCTGTATGACCGTTTTGTACGTCTTTACGGGCATCTCAACGATCGCAAGAACCACGAAATGATTCTGATGGACGCTGGAGGACGTGAGATACTTTTCTTGGAACGCAAGGTGGATGGCAAGACGGTCAAGGCGGACATCTTCACTCAGCCCGTCTCTTTCAGTCTGCACGATGTAACTCAGGTGGAGACTGCCACCGAAGCCCTTTCCGCATCCCTGAATAAGTTCGGAAGCGTGGATCTCGAATACATGGCTTCCCTGTTGTCCGACGGAACGGAAGAGGACATCCTGAACGAATTAAACGGCAAAGTCTATTACAATCCGTTGGAGGGTGGATATGAGACAAGCGAGAAGTTCATATCCGGGAATGTGGTCGCCAAGGCGGACGACATCGGACATTATCTGTTGGAGCATCCCGAAGATACAAGAGCCGCTGCCTCCATGCAGGCGCTTAGGGATGCCGTGCCTGTCCCCATTCCTTTCGCCGACCTTGACTTTAACTTCGGGGAAAGATGGATTCCCGTACAGATATACTCGGACTATGCCTCCTTCCTCTTCGACACGGAGGTGGCGATACACTACAATTCAAGTGCGGACGAGTACTCTGTCGATGCACGCCTGCACAATGCCAACATCTGGGACAAGTTCTGTGTTCGGGGACAGCACCGCCGCTATGATGGTGTTACGCTAATGAAACACGCCCTATTGAATACTTCTCCCGACATCACCAAGAAGATTATGGTCGGAGACAAGGAGGTCAAGGTAAGGGATACGGAAGCCATACAGATGGCAAATTCAAAGATTGATGAGATACGAAACGGCTTTACAGACTGGCTTGCCGAGCAGCCGGACGATTTCAAGAAGCAGCTGGAAAAACTGTATAACGACAAGTTCAACTGCTTTGTGCGACCGCAATATGACGGCTCGCATCAGACGTTTCCCGACCTCAATCTGAAAGGATTGGGTATTGAAAGCCTGTATGGCAGTCAGAAGGATGCCGTATGGATGCTCAAACTCAACGGAGGGGGTATCTGCGACCATCAGGTGGGAGCAGGAAAAACGCTCATCATGTGCGTGGCAGCCTACGAGATGAAGCGATTGGGCTTAGCAAACAAGCCGATGATTCTTGCCCTGAAAGCCAACGTGCAGGAGATTGCGCAAACATTCCACACGGCATATCCGAACGCAAAACTGCTTTACCCGGGCAAGAACGATTTTACACCCGATAAAAGGCAGCGTATCTTCCATGACATCAAGAACAACAACTGGGATTGCATTGTCCTTACGCACGATCAGTTCGGTATGATACCCCAGTCGGACGAGATACAGCAAAGCATCTTGCAGGATGAGTTGGACAGTGTAGAGGAGAACTTGGAAGTGTTGCGTCAGCAGGGGCATACGATTTCCCGTTCCATGGAAAAGGGATTGGTCAAGCGTCAAATGAATTTGGAGGCAAAACTTTCCGACATCAAATTCCGCATTGACAATCGAAAGGACGACGCGGTGGATTTCAAGACAATGGGCATAGACCATCTTTTTGTGGATGAGTCGCACACTTTCAAGAATCTGATGTTCAACACCCGCCACGACCGTGTGGCAGGATTGGGCAACAGCGAGGGCAGTCAGCGTGCACTCAACATGCTCTTTGCCATCCGCACCATTCAGGAGCGGACGGGTAGGGACTTGGGAGCGACCTTCCTTTCGGGAACGACCATCTCCAACAGCCTCACGGAGCTGTATCTGCTCTTTAAGTACCTCCGCCCGCAGGCATTGGAACAGCAGAATATCAAGACCTTCGATGCTTGGGCGGCTATCTTCGCCAAGAAGAGTATCGACTACGAGTTCTCCGTCACCAACGAGATTGTGCAGAAGGAGCGTTTCCGCTATTTCATCAAAGTACCAGAGCTGGCAGCGTTCTACGCCCAGATAACGGACTACCGGACGGCAAAGGACATCGGCATAGACCGACCCGAGAAAAACGAAATCATGCACAATATCCCGCCAACGCCCGAACAGGAGGAGTTCATCGCCAAATTGGTGGAGTTTGCCAAGACGGGCAATGCCGAGCTGTTGGGAAGAGCTCCGCTTACGGAACGGGAAGAAAAAGCCAAGATGCTGATAGCAACTGACATGGCGAGGAAGATGAGCTTAGATTTGAGGCTCATAGATCCCGAGAAGTACTCGGATCATGTGGACAACAAGGCTTCCCACTGTGCCGCCAAGATTGCAGAGTATTATCGGAAGTATGACGCACAGAAAGGTACGCAGTTCGTATTCTCCGACCTCGGAACCTACAAGCCCGGAGAGTGGAATCCTTACAGCGAAATCAAACGGAAGTTGGTGGAGGACCACGGCATACCCGCTCAGGAGATACGCTTCATACAGGAGGCGAAGAGCGACAAGGCTCGAAAGACGCTCATTGCGGGCATGAACGAGGGAACCATTCGGGTACTGTTCGGTTCCACCTCTATGCTCGGTACGGGCGTGAACGCCCAGAAACGTGCCGTGGCTATCCATCATCTTGACTGTCCCTGGCGTCCTTCCGACCTTGAACAGCGGGACGGACGGGCGGTGCGTAAAGGAAACGAAGTAGCCAAGTTTCATGCGGACAACAAGGTGGATGTAATCATTTATGCAGTGGAAAAATCACTTGACAGTTATAAGTTCAACCTATTATATAATAAGCAATTATTTATAGAGCAGCTGAAGAACAATCGTCTTGGCAGCCGTACCATCGACGAGGGAAGCATGGACGAGAAGTCGGGGATGAATTTTTCCGAGTATGTAGCCATTCTTTCGGGAAATACGGACTTGTTGGAAAAGGCGAAGTTAGAGAAGAAGATTGCTGGCTTGGAGAGTGAGCGACGTTCCTTTATGCGCAGCAGGCAGACTTCCCGAAGTCGATTGGACGAGGTGTTGCGTGTCGTGGATGGGAACAAGGAACTGATAGCACGCTTCAAAAGCGACCGGGATCTGTTTGAGAGCAGGGTGCAAAAGGACAAGGACGGTAACAAACTCAACCCGATACAGCTGAAAGGCGTGGAAGGCAGCGACCCGAAACGGATCGCAGCCAAACTTGCGGAAGTCAAGGAGCATGCCCGTACCAAAGGGGAGTATTTCGACATCGGCACTCTTTACGGTTTCAAGATAGTGGTCAAGACCGAATCCTCCTCACAGAGTCTTTTCGACTTATCGCAGAACAGGTTTTTCATCATGGGAGAGAGTGGCATGAAGTACAGCTACAACAACGGTAACATTGCCACAGATCCGGTACTTGCCTCCATGAACTTTCTCAATGCGTTGGAAAAGATCCCGAGCCTGATACAGAAATATGAGGCGGATACGGTGAAGATAGCCAAAGATATTCCCGTATTGCAGGAGGTGGTCAATGGCTCGTGGAAAAAGGAAGAGCAACTGAAAGACCTCAAGACGGAACTTGCCGCACTCGACCGTCAGATACAGCTTTCCTTGAAGCCCATTGAGCAGGGAGACGCACAGCAGGAAGAAGAGAACATAGAAGAGCAGAAGGAAATGGAAGGGAACATCTCAGGGCAGTCCCGTCCGATTGAGCCTACCGCTAACGCATCCTCCGTCTGCACGCTTTCGGCTCAAACCGACAGACTGCCCGAAGACGCGAGGCAGAGTATTAGGGATACACAGCCCCTTACGGACGGTGTGCCGTCATTGGCAAACAAGGTCTTTGTCGTCAGACCGAAAATATGA
- a CDS encoding helix-turn-helix domain-containing protein, whose product MELLDRDTFLEWMERIMTRFDHLKQTIPDIPQRPMLNGEPLLDNQEVCMMLQVSKRTLQRYRDSGTLPFHIIYHKTWYLESEITAFMEHHFTENKKRRRKRKKEE is encoded by the coding sequence ATGGAACTATTGGACAGAGACACTTTTCTTGAATGGATGGAGCGGATTATGACCCGTTTCGACCATCTGAAGCAGACCATTCCCGATATTCCCCAACGTCCGATGCTCAACGGCGAGCCGCTCTTGGACAATCAAGAGGTCTGTATGATGCTGCAAGTCAGCAAGCGAACCTTGCAACGTTACCGAGATTCGGGGACGCTGCCGTTCCACATCATCTATCACAAAACGTGGTATCTGGAATCAGAGATAACTGCCTTTATGGAACATCATTTCACCGAGAATAAGAAACGGAGAAGAAAGAGGAAAAAAGAAGAATGA
- a CDS encoding helix-turn-helix domain-containing protein encodes MDVITIESKAYHDLVGKIEKILRYVEKEEQAKEEYENRLITNKDLAEILGISQRTLQRLRSSERIGYKIILGRCYYDLNDIEEAIRKKSLYCNPQNIKELRQNFLLKAKRTK; translated from the coding sequence ATGGATGTCATTACAATTGAGAGCAAAGCCTACCACGATTTGGTGGGCAAGATAGAGAAAATTCTCCGATATGTGGAGAAAGAGGAACAGGCGAAGGAAGAATACGAAAACCGCCTGATAACCAACAAGGATTTAGCCGAAATACTCGGCATCAGCCAACGCACCCTCCAACGGTTGCGAAGTTCGGAACGTATCGGTTACAAGATTATCCTTGGACGATGCTATTACGACTTAAACGACATAGAGGAGGCGATACGCAAGAAGAGCCTGTACTGCAATCCTCAAAACATCAAAGAGCTGAGACAGAATTTCCTGCTTAAAGCCAAGAGAACGAAATAG
- a CDS encoding helix-turn-helix domain-containing protein: MEVIAIEKKTYEAMMERFRILTAKVDALCRESDEKRMGKWLDNQDVCQILNVSLRTLQTYRSNRTLPYTKIGYKMYYKPEDVQKLVDKSVSP; this comes from the coding sequence ATGGAAGTAATAGCAATCGAAAAGAAAACGTATGAAGCCATGATGGAGCGTTTCCGCATCCTGACCGCCAAGGTCGATGCCCTCTGTCGGGAATCGGACGAGAAAAGAATGGGCAAATGGCTGGACAACCAAGATGTCTGCCAAATCCTGAACGTCAGCTTGCGTACACTGCAAACCTATCGGAGTAACCGGACTTTACCCTATACGAAGATAGGCTACAAGATGTACTATAAACCGGAGGATGTTCAGAAACTGGTAGACAAGTCGGTCTCTCCATAA
- a CDS encoding helix-turn-helix domain-containing protein: MSNNVKTKNDEEIMHFLNASDRMIKGIDALRKRNRPTLQGQRYLTDEELSRRLHVNRRTLQDYRDMGRIPFVKLGGKVLYKEEEVEKLLQENYHPRFEE; encoded by the coding sequence ATGAGTAATAATGTAAAGACCAAGAATGACGAAGAAATCATGCACTTCCTCAATGCCTCCGACCGTATGATAAAAGGGATAGATGCCCTGAGGAAAAGAAACAGACCAACGCTTCAAGGGCAGCGGTACTTGACGGACGAGGAACTTTCCCGACGGCTGCATGTCAATCGACGCACCCTGCAAGACTATCGTGATATGGGGCGTATTCCATTTGTCAAATTAGGAGGGAAAGTCCTCTATAAAGAGGAGGAGGTAGAAAAGTTGCTGCAAGAGAACTACCACCCACGATTTGAGGAATGA
- a CDS encoding site-specific integrase has protein sequence MRSTFKVLFYLKKNAPKKDGSVPVMCRITIDGTIAQFSCKCDILPNLWDVKSNRASGKSSVALETNRFLDKIRVGINAKYKEIAERDNYVTAEKVKNAFLGLEMRYETLLTVYAQHNEDFAKQVSAGLRRDSTYHKYCTVYKHLEEFIKTRYRLSDIALRELTPAFITDFEIFLRTEKQCCNNTVWIYMMPLRRMITIAQNHGWIVRDPFVDYSISAESTERDYLTKDEIRQMMDLKFRRKSMELVRDLYVFCCFTGLSFTDMKNLTKDNVQTSFDGKLWIMTKRQKTGVESNIMLMDIPLRIIEKYDGMAKENYLLPVPQYITACKNLKTIIGLCGIEKNITWHTSRHTMATEICLTNGVPIETLSKMLGHTNIRTTQIYAKITHEKESRDMNSLSDKLSRIEQFSGITI, from the coding sequence ATGCGAAGTACGTTTAAGGTTCTGTTCTACCTCAAAAAGAACGCCCCGAAGAAAGACGGTTCCGTTCCCGTGATGTGCCGTATCACTATCGACGGAACCATTGCACAGTTCAGTTGCAAATGCGACATTCTCCCCAATCTATGGGATGTCAAGAGCAACCGGGCTTCGGGAAAAAGTTCCGTCGCATTGGAAACCAACCGCTTCTTGGACAAGATTCGGGTGGGTATCAATGCCAAATACAAGGAGATTGCCGAAAGGGACAACTATGTCACGGCGGAGAAAGTAAAGAACGCTTTCTTGGGTTTGGAGATGCGGTACGAGACACTGCTGACGGTCTATGCCCAGCACAATGAGGATTTTGCCAAGCAGGTATCTGCCGGTCTGCGTCGCGATTCCACATACCATAAGTATTGTACCGTTTACAAGCACTTGGAAGAATTTATCAAGACACGCTATCGTCTGAGCGACATTGCCCTGCGAGAGCTTACACCTGCATTCATCACGGACTTTGAGATTTTCCTCCGCACGGAAAAGCAGTGCTGCAATAATACCGTATGGATCTACATGATGCCTTTGCGCCGAATGATTACCATTGCCCAGAATCACGGCTGGATTGTTCGAGACCCTTTCGTGGATTACAGCATCTCCGCCGAGAGTACGGAAAGGGATTATTTGACCAAGGACGAGATACGTCAAATGATGGATTTGAAGTTTCGCCGCAAGTCCATGGAGTTGGTGCGTGACCTGTATGTTTTCTGCTGCTTTACCGGCTTGTCGTTTACCGATATGAAGAACCTGACCAAAGACAATGTGCAAACTTCATTCGACGGCAAATTGTGGATTATGACCAAGCGACAGAAGACGGGCGTGGAATCCAACATCATGCTGATGGACATTCCATTGAGGATTATCGAAAAGTATGATGGCATGGCAAAGGAAAATTATCTCCTGCCCGTTCCTCAGTACATTACCGCCTGCAAGAACCTTAAAACAATCATCGGACTTTGCGGTATAGAAAAGAACATAACGTGGCATACCAGTCGCCATACCATGGCAACGGAAATTTGTCTGACCAACGGAGTTCCCATCGAAACGCTCTCCAAGATGCTCGGACACACGAATATCCGCACGACACAAATCTACGCCAAAATTACCCACGAGAAGGAAAGCCGGGATATGAATTCCCTTTCCGACAAGTTAAGCCGGATAGAACAGTTTAGCGGTATTACCATATAA
- a CDS encoding ABC transporter ATP-binding protein has product MIKVENLSKSFRTEEVETIALNNVSFQVEDKEFVAIMGPSGCGKSTLLNILGLLDNPTGGKYWLGDKEVSALKEKDRTDVRKGEIGFVFQSFNLIDELNVEENIELPLTYLGMSKAERKQKVKDIMKRMGISHRAKHFPHQLSGGQQQRVAIARAVVFGPKLILADEPTGNLDSKNGAEVMGLLTELNREGTTIVMVTHNEHDASIAHRIVRLFDGQIVG; this is encoded by the coding sequence ATGATCAAAGTAGAAAATTTAAGCAAATCGTTCCGTACGGAAGAAGTGGAGACCATTGCGCTCAACAATGTGTCGTTCCAAGTAGAAGACAAGGAGTTTGTTGCCATCATGGGGCCTTCGGGCTGCGGCAAGTCAACCCTGCTCAACATCCTCGGGCTGCTCGACAATCCCACGGGCGGCAAGTATTGGTTAGGCGACAAGGAAGTGTCGGCGCTGAAAGAGAAGGATCGCACCGACGTGCGCAAGGGAGAGATAGGCTTCGTGTTCCAGAGCTTCAACCTCATCGACGAACTCAACGTGGAAGAGAACATCGAGCTGCCCCTGACCTACCTTGGGATGTCGAAGGCCGAGCGCAAACAGAAAGTGAAGGACATCATGAAACGCATGGGCATCAGTCATCGCGCCAAGCACTTCCCACACCAGCTCTCGGGCGGTCAGCAGCAGCGTGTGGCCATCGCCAGAGCCGTGGTGTTTGGTCCGAAACTGATTCTCGCCGATGAGCCGACAGGTAATCTTGACTCGAAAAATGGTGCCGAGGTGATGGGGCTGCTCACCGAACTCAACCGCGAGGGAACCACCATTGTCATGGTGACCCACAACGAGCATGACGCCTCCATCGCCCATCGCATCGTGCGACTGTTTGACGGACAAATTGTTGGTTGA